From a region of the Hymenobacter jejuensis genome:
- a CDS encoding glycerophosphodiester phosphodiesterase family protein, with protein sequence MKKTRCLLLMLLWLCALGAAAQRPLDLQGHRGCRGLMPENTIPAMRKALDLGVRTLEMDIAISQDKQPLLSHDAYMNADFVRTSAGRPIPKADEQHYRLYAMPYAEIRRFDVGSQGNPKFPRQQKLRTYKPLLAEVIDSAEAYAHLKKRPAPYYNIETKVTPAGDGVLHPAPTEFVKLVLAVVVAEGVQNRVIIQSFDPRTLEVVHRLYPAMQTALLVENLYGLEHNLKGLSFKPAIYSPAYQLVTAGLVQDCHARGIKVIPWTVNSADIFAQLVQQHVDGIITDYPDLFGARKP encoded by the coding sequence ATGAAAAAGACGCGCTGCTTGTTGTTGATGCTGCTGTGGCTGTGCGCGCTGGGTGCGGCAGCACAGCGCCCCCTCGACTTGCAAGGCCACCGCGGCTGTCGCGGTCTGATGCCCGAAAACACGATTCCGGCCATGCGCAAGGCTCTCGATTTGGGCGTCAGGACGCTGGAAATGGACATTGCCATCAGTCAGGACAAGCAACCGCTGCTTTCTCACGATGCCTACATGAACGCCGATTTTGTGCGCACGTCAGCGGGCAGGCCCATCCCGAAAGCCGATGAGCAGCACTACCGCCTCTACGCCATGCCATATGCCGAAATCCGGCGTTTCGACGTGGGCAGCCAGGGCAATCCGAAATTTCCGCGTCAGCAAAAGCTGCGCACCTACAAGCCTTTATTAGCCGAAGTGATTGACTCGGCGGAAGCCTACGCGCACCTGAAAAAACGGCCGGCCCCGTACTACAACATCGAAACGAAAGTCACGCCCGCCGGCGACGGCGTGCTGCATCCGGCGCCGACGGAGTTTGTGAAGCTGGTGCTGGCCGTGGTTGTCGCGGAGGGCGTGCAAAATCGGGTTATCATCCAGTCGTTTGACCCGCGCACGCTGGAAGTGGTGCACCGCCTGTATCCGGCTATGCAAACGGCTTTGCTGGTCGAAAACCTGTACGGGCTGGAGCACAACCTGAAAGGCCTGAGCTTTAAGCCTGCTATTTACAGTCCTGCATATCAATTGGTTACCGCAGGCTTGGTGCAGGATTGCCATGCGCGCGGCATAAAAGTCATTCCTTGGACTGTAAATTCCGCCGACATCTTTGCGCAATTGGTGCAACAGCACGTCGACGGCATCATCACCGATTACCCGGATTTGTTCGGTGCCCGAAAGCCTTGA